Proteins encoded within one genomic window of Esox lucius isolate fEsoLuc1 chromosome 12, fEsoLuc1.pri, whole genome shotgun sequence:
- the LOC105022961 gene encoding nicotinamide/nicotinic acid mononucleotide adenylyltransferase 1, translating to MEPQGRTKVVLLACGSFNPITNIHLRMFELARDYLEDTGQYIVVKGIISAVGDGYKKKGLIEASHRVEMAKLAIDTSDWIKVDTWESQQPEWVETAKVIRHHYKELVSEELNIDEVDTVKYTKRRKIEETDSTSEGLFSYPKMRDNVPQLKLLCGADVLESFSVPNLWKPEDIAEIVGRYGLVCITRTGCDAHRFIHQSDVLWKHRKNIHVVREWVTNEISATHVRRALRRGQTVRYLLPDAVLSYIQQHGLYSAESEQKNAEVILAPLQRYTGPSSSS from the exons ATGGAGCCTCAAGGAAGAACCAAAGTGGTGCTTCTGGCTTGTGGGTCTTTTAACCCCATAACAAATATCCACCTGCGTATGTTTGAACTGGCACGGGATTACTTGGAGgatacag gACAGTACATAGTTGTGAAGGGCATCATCTCTGCGGTGGGTGATGGATATAAGAAGAAAGGTCTGATTGAGGCCAGTCACCGTGTTGAGATGGCCAAGCTGGCCATCGACACCTCTGACTGGATCAAGGTCGACACATGGGAGAGCCAACAACCTGAATGGGTGGAGACTGCTAAAGTTATTCG GCATCATTATAAAGAACTTGTGTCAGAAGAACTGAACATTGACGAGGTGGACACTGTGAAGTACACAAAGAGGAGAAAGATtgaggagacagacagtacTTCAGAGGGTTTATTCTCATATCCCAAAATGAGAG ATAATGTCCCGCAGTTAAAGCTCCTGTGTGGTGCAGACGTCCTGGAGTCTTTCAGTGTTCCCAACCTGTGGAAGCCTGAAGACATTGCAGAGATTGTTGGCCGCTATGGCCTGGTGTGTATCACCCGCACTGGCTGTGATGCCCACAGGTTTATACACCAATCAGATGTGCTGTGGAAGCACCGCAAGAACATCCACGTGGTCCGTGAGTGGGTGACCAATGAAATCTCAGCAACACATGTGCGCCGGGCCCTGCGCCGGGGCCAGACTGTACGCTACTTACTCCCAGACGCTGTGTTAAGTTACATCCAACAACATGGCCTGTATAGTGCTGAGAGTGAGCAGAAGAACGCTGAGGTAATCCTTGCCCCGCTTCAAAGATACACTGGCCCTTCCTCTTCCAGTTGA